One genomic region from Capra hircus breed San Clemente chromosome 18, ASM170441v1, whole genome shotgun sequence encodes:
- the TSNAXIP1 gene encoding translin-associated factor X-interacting protein 1 yields the protein MDSQNSQTLNFPTTSRAHLRPLGVSIDDSLFTETKNTQKRKLSQKRKTLLSGSFSIGGHLSPWPRYISDQTILHNRKPCSDDYRKRAGSLQQPLGTTKPRYLEQLENYLRKELLLLDLSTDSAQELRLQPYREIFEFFIEDFKTYKPLLSSIKNAYEVMLAHQREKIRALEPLKAKLITVNENCNERILAMRAEERDEISTLKKEKMNLLKLIDKKNEEKISLQTEVTKLRKNLAEEYLHYLSERDARKILIADLNELRYQREDMSLAQSPGVWGEDPVKLTVALKMARQDLTRTQMELNTMKANFGDVVPRRDFEMQEKTLKELQEQLESLRDDYEEVRKEHEMLLQLHMSTLKERDQFYSELQEIQRTSTPRPDWSKCEDVVAGGRDRWHMLAEGKNSDQLVDVLLEEIGEGLLREKDFFPGLGYGESIPPFLRFDGIVENKKPTKKEVVKLLKDAWKERITEEQKEKFPDFFFSFLERHFGPGDAMAWAYTIFEYIKLFHTNEVMSQFYAVLMGKRKESVYIKQKETIAQLLKEMTSVDSQNEGLLTMEQLSAVLKSTFPLKKDERIQELMEAGGWHPSSSNADLLNYRMLFMEDEEGQSVPFVQKLWEQYMVEKDEYLNELKQELGLELNEEVTLPKVREALMNIDPSLDKQTLNHYLRQAFQLPMTEMLEEGEEREEGTVTQLQTALEQLQMSDIRRMGPREPEPAS from the exons TCTGGTTCATTCTCCATTGGTGGCCACCTGTCCCCATGGCCCAGATACATCAGTGACCAGACCATTCTGCATAATCGAAAGCCCTGTTCAGATGACTACCGGAAGCGGGCAGG TAGCTTGCAGCAGCCCCTGGGCACAACCAAGCCGAGGTACCTGGAGCAGCTTGAGAACTACCTGCGCAAGGAGCTCCTCCTGCTGGACCTAAGCACAGATTCTGCCCAGGAACTAAGGCTGCAG CCTTACAGAGAGATCTTTGAATTCTTCATAGAGGACTTCAAAACATACAAGCCATTGCTGTCCTCCATCAAGAATGCATATGAggtgatgctgg CCCACCAAAGGGAGAAAATTCGGGCTCTGGAGCCCCTGAAGGCCAAGCTGATCACTGTGAATGAGAACTGCAATGAGAGGATTCTGGCCATGAGGGCTGAGGAGAGAGATGAAATCTCCACGctgaagaaagagaagatgaaTTTGCTAAAACTCATTGACAAGAAGAATGAGGAGAAGATCTCACTGCAGACTGAG GTGACCAAACTGAGGAAGAACCTGGCTGAGGAGTATCTGCACTACCTCAGTGAGAGAGATGCCCGGAAGATCCTCATCGCAGACCTGAATGAGCTACGCTACCAGCGGGAAGACATGTCACTAGCCCAGTCCCCAG GCGTCTGGGGAGAGGACCCCGTGAAGCTAACAGTGGCTCTGAAGATGGCCCGGCAAGACTTAACCCGCACACAGATGGAACTCAACACCATGAAGGCCAACTTTGGAGATGTGGTGCCCAGGAGGGACTTTGAAATGCAGGAGAAGACCCTCAAGGAACTGCAGGAGCAG CTGGAGAGCCTGAGAGACGACTATGAAGAGGTCCGCAAGGAGCACGAGATGCTGCTGCAGTTGCACATGAGCACACTGAAGGAGCGGGACCAGTTCTACTCCGAGCTGCAGGAGATCCAGCGCACCTCCACACCACGGCCAGACTGGTCCAAGTGTGAAG ATGTGGTGGCTGGAGGACGAGATCGCTGGCACATGCTGGCTGAGGGCAAGAACAGTGACCAGCTGGTGGACGTGCTCCTGGAGGAGATTGGCGAGGGGCTGCTCCGGGAGAAAGACTTCTTCCCTGGTCTG GGCTATGGGGAATCCATCCCCCCTTTCCTTCGGTTTGATGGCATTGTGGAGAACAAGAAGCCAACCAAGAAGGAAGTGGTAAAACTCCTCAAGGATGCCTGGAAGGAACGTATCACTGAGGAGCAG AAAGAGAAGTTCCCagatttcttcttcagtttcctgGAGCGCCACTTTGGGCCTGGTGATGCCATGGCCTGGGCTTACACCATTTTTGAATATATCAAGCTCTTCCATACCAATGAAGTCATGAGCCAGTTCTATGCAGTCTTGATGGGAAAG AGGAAAGAGAGTGTGTACATCAAGCAGAAGGAGACCATAGCACAGCTGCTGAAGGAGATGACAAGCGTTGACAGCCAGAATGAGGGGCTACTAACCATGGAGCAGTTAAG TGCTGTCCTCAAGAGCACCTTCCCTTTGAAGAAGGATGAGAGAATTCAGGAGTTGATGGAGGCAGGGGGCTGGCATcccagcagcagcaatgcagacTTGCTCAACTACCGCATGTTGTTTATGGAG GATGAGGAGGGCCAGAGCGTGCCCTTTGTGCAAAAGCTGTGGGAACAGTACATGGTGGAAAAGGATGAATACTTAAACGAGTTAAAGCAGGAGCTGGGCCTGGAACT CAACGAGGAGGTGACCCTACCCAAGGTACGTGAGGCCCTGATGAACATTGATCCCAGCCTGGACAAGCAGACCCTGAACCACTATTTGAGGCAAGCCTTCCAGCTCCCCATGACGGAAATGCTAGAGGAGggtgaggaaagggaagagggcaCTGTGACACAGCTCCAGACTGCACTAGAACAGCTTCAGATGAGTGACATTAGGCGTATGGGGCCTCGGGAGCCGGAACCTGCAAGCTAA
- the CENPT gene encoding centromere protein T: MGLCGCFTRVDLIRSIAIVGLNVAAGRRRLWIAKPLGKWAAEAMADNFSPDSEPTTRTLLRRVLDTADPRTPRRARSTRSGAQRDLLETPSTRRQRSQTKMTARRRSHTAASVDRLARIQASGHLEEQTPRTLLKNIILTAPESSIVKPEAVVKLVPSPQVVQHTRRESSRGSLELQLPELEPPTTLAPGLLAPGRRKQRLRLSEFQQGMDWGHLSQEPRENADASSLTSSLNLTFAMPLQPQSVKRPGLARRPPTRRVVDVGTFLQDLRDTSLAVAPPGESHRTPVGTVPTDTVLEDTQPFSQPLAGHSPSVHHSLPCPSPSGAKEVEGPASRRTWSSGPGLQNNHSGPGKPAQLLARKVEEVEALAVGFPNISSISGEDGVEPLQNGVGEEAEESMEESMSVREVEKAAEEQGSARAEEPEGHTEVAEAAGSLGSIEAKEPEGSSEDEDPSASPKLAPSTPEFLRTRRLQSPEPAPPPSTAVLPSELPKRLSARIPPRPRIPGSRPRQDPYKAGLNHYAKLFSFYAKMPMEKKAVEMVEKCLDKYFQHLCDDLEVFAAHAGRKTVSPEDLELLLRRQGLVSDQVSLHVLVERHLPLEYRQLLIPCAFSGNSVFPTQ; this comes from the exons ATGGGGCTGTGCGGTTGCTTTACGAGAGTTGACCTAATTCGAAGCATCGCGATAGTTGGCTTAAATGTGGCGGCGGGAAGGAGACGGCTGTGGATAGCCAAGCCGTTGGGAAAGTGGGCAGCTGAGGCGATGGCCGACAACTTTAGCCCTGACAGCGAGCCTACGACACGCACACTGCTACGGCGGGTGCTGGATACAGCGGACCCACGCACACCGCGGCGAGCTCGGAGTACTCGGTCTGG TGCCCAGAGAGACCTGCTTGAAACACCTTCCACTAGGAGGCAGAGGAGTCAAACAAAGATGACTGCCAGGCGTCGATCTCATACAGCAGCG TCTGTTGACAGATTGGCCCGTATTCAAGCCAGTGGACACCTGGAGGAACAGACACCCCGGACTCTGTTGAAGAACATCATACTAACTG CTCCCGAATCTTCCATTGTAAAGCCAGAGGCTGTCGTAAAGCTGGTGCCATCACCACAGGTGGTCCAGCATACCAGACGGGAAAGCAGTCGGGGCAG TCTGGAGCTGCAACTTCCTGAACTTGAGCCCCCCACAACCCTGGCTCCAGgtctgctggctcctggcagaagGAAGCAGAGGCTGAGGTTGTCAGAGTTTCAGCAAGGAATGGACTGGGGGCATCTTTCCCAAG AGCCTCGTGAGAATGCTGATGCCTCTTCCCTCACCAG CTCTCTCAACTTGACCTTTGCCATGCCTCTCCAGCCACAATCAGTGAAGAGGCCTGGTTTGGCTCGCAGACCTCCTACTCGCCGAGTAGTAGATGTGGGTACATTTTTGCAGGATCTGCGAGATACTTCCCTGGCTGTGGCTCCTCCAG GTGAGAGCCACAGAACCCCTGTTGGTACTGTGCCAACAGACACAGTGTTGGAGGACACCCAGCCCTTCTCTCAGCCCTTGGCTGGCCATTCCCCCAGTGTACACCACTCCCTGCCTTGTCCCTCTCCCTCTGGGGCCAAAGAAGTGGAGGGGCCTGCCAGTCGCAGGACATGGAGCAGTGGGCCTGGACTTCAGAACAACC ACTCAGGTCCTGGGAAACCAGCCCAGCTTCTGGCAAGAAAGGTGGAGGAGGTTGAAGCCCTTGCTGTGGGCTTTCCAAACATCAGCAGTATCTCTGGAGAAGATGGTGTAGAGCCCCTACAGAATGGAGTAGGTGAGGAAGCAGAAGAAAGTATGGAGGAAAGCATGAGTGTGAGGGAAGTGGAGAAGGCAGCAGAAGAACAAGGATCTGCTAGGGCAGAAGAGCCTGAAGGACACACAGAGGTGGCAGAAGCAGCGGGATCCTTGGGGTCTATTGAGGCCAAGGAGCCAGAAGGATCTTCAGAGGATGAAGACCCCTCTG CAAGTCCAAAATTGGCCCCCAGCACTCCAGAGTTCCTTCGGACCAGGCGACTTCAGTCTCCTGAGCCAGCTCCACCACCAAGCACTGCAGT GTTACCTTCAGAACTCCCAAAGCGTCTGTCGGCCAGGATTCCTCCCAGGCCCCGAATCCCTGGCTCCAGACCCCGTCAAGATCCCTACAAGGCTGGACTGAACCACTATGCAAAACTCTTTAGCTTCTATGCTAAGATGCCCATGGAGAAGAAGGCTGTGGAGATGGTGGAGAAGTG CCTGGACAAGTACTTCCAGCATCTTTGTGACGACTTGGAGGTATTTGCTGCTCATGCTGGGCGCAAGACCGTGAGTCCAGAGGACCTGGAGCTGCTGTTGCGAAG GCAGGGCCTGGTCTCTGACCAAGTCTCCCTCCACGTGCTTGTGGAGCGGCACCTGCCCCTGGAGTACCGGCAGCTGCTCATCCCTTGTGCCTTCAGTGGCAACtctgtcttccccacccagtag
- the THAP11 gene encoding THAP domain-containing protein 11: MPGFTCCVPGCYNNSHRDKALHFYTFPKDAELRRLWLKNVSRAGVSGCFSTFQPTTGHRLCSVHFQGGRKTYTVRVPTIFPLRGVNERKVARRPAGAAAARRRQQQQQQQQQQQQQQQQQQPSPSASTAQTTQLQPNLVSASAAVLLTLQAAVDSSQAPGSVPPAPTTPTGEDVKPIDLTVQVEFAAAEGAAAAAAASELEAATAGLEAAECPMGPQLVVVGEEGFPDTGSDHSYSLSSGTTEEELLRKLNEQRDILALMEVKMKEMKGSIRHLRLTEAKLREELREKDRLLAMAVIRKKHGM, translated from the coding sequence ATGCCTGGATTTACGTGCTGCGTGCCGGGCTGCTACAACAACTCGCACCGGGACAAGGCGTTGCACTTCTACACGTTTCCCAAGGACGCTGAGCTGCGCCGCCTCTGGCTCAAGAATGTGTCCCGTGCGGGCGTCAGCGGGTGCTTCTCCACCTTCCAGCCCACCACGGGCCACCGTCTCTGCAGCGTTCACTTCCAGGGCGGCCGCAAAACCTACACTGTGCGGGTCCCCACCATCTTCCCACTGCGCGGCGTCAACGAGCGCAAAGTAGCACGCAGACCCGCGGGGGCCGCAGCCGCCCGccgcaggcagcagcagcagcaacaacagcagcagcagcaacagcaacagcagcagcagcagccgtcgCCGTCTGCTTCCACTGCCCAGACCACCCAGCTGCAGCCTAACCTGGTATCTGCTTCTGCGGCTGTGCTCCTCACCCTTCAGGCCGCTGTAGACAGCAGCCAGGCTCCAGGATCCGTGCCGCCGGCGCCCACCACTCCCACGGGAGAAGACGTTAAGCCCATCGACCTGACGGTGCAAGTGGAGTTCGCGGCCGCAGAGggcgcagccgccgccgccgctgcgtCGGAGCTAGAGGCTGCTACAGCAGGGCTGGAGGCCGCCGAGTGCCCCATGGGCCCACAGTTGGTGGTGGTGGgcgaagagggcttccctgatactgGCTCCGATCACTCGTACTCGTTGTCGTCAGGCACCACGGAGGAGGAGCTCTTGCGCAAGCTGAACGAGCAGCGGGACATCCTGGCACTGATGGAGGTGAAGATGAAGGAGATGAAGGGCAGCATCCGTCACCTGCGTCTCACCGAGGCCAAGCTCCGCGAAGAACTTCGCGAGAAGGATCGGCTGCTGGCCATGGCTGTCATCCGCAAGAAGCACGGAATGTAA